The nucleotide window taaagaaaataatagacacCAATATCCTGAACATAGAAGcagaaatccttaacaaaatattatcaaattgaaTCCAGAAATGTACGTCAAAAGGATAATACATGATATCTGATGAAGTTTATCAGGAATTTAAGGTTGGTATAATGTTTCAAGATTAATCAGTGTAATTACCATATTTACAGATTAAAGAGGGAAAAACACATGATCACCTTAAGATGCAGAAacggcatttgacaaaatttgacaTTTATTTGTATAACAAGCAGTCTTGGAAGCTAGAGATAGTGTCTCCTCTGGAGCAAGACAGGTATGCTAACTGTCCTGTATAATAAAGGTAATGTTTCTGTCTAGAACAAAGGGCAGGCATGCTTACTGTACTCATAAAAGAAATGGTTTCCTAACCCagagtttctacttttttttttttttaaggtccgcaccctcagcatatggcagttcccaggcaaggggttgaatcggagccgcagctgcaggcctataccatagtcatggcaatgtgggatctgagccacatcttgacctacaccacagctcatggcaacattcttaacccattgagtgaggctagggatcaaactgcatcctcatggatcctagttgggttcgttaactgctgagccacaaagggaactcccagagtttccTCTTTTAATACAACCACTATGTAGCCTTTTTCATGTTGCCTATAGGAATTGGGGCTTGGAGAACCAGTGGAAAAATGATGTTACTTTGGCTACCACTCTTGCTGTGAGCAACAAGCtatcctttgtctctgacccagggaTTTCACGTTTTCCACTAGACCCATGAAACCGTGTCAGGCTACATATTAGCTTACAAGTTTGATAAAAATCTCAGACTGTTTATAGTTCCTgacaacataaaaatatatacctgatgccagtttttaattaaaaaatcagtcTAATCAATTATAAGGTAATTATAATCATATgtaaaagtgaatataaaattcTTCTGTTGGGAAAAAGGTACTTGGACAAAGGATTTTGAAACATTGATCTTAGAAATTTATTTACATGTCTTGGATGGAAGCAATTGATACAGTTTACTTGGAATTcctgtaaaaaaaagaagaatttttttaaaggtagtacTGCTGTGTGTGCttcaggaaaataataattaaaaaaaaaatctctgcttgcTGCCAAAGTTGCTTTGAGCATGCACAATACCTGGAAgtagtataaataaaataacatgaatttCATCAAAAGAGCAAAATCTCTGAATAATTTCACTGTATAAGAAACCAGATACAaatcttacaaaactaaattgTATTCACCTTAAAAGTTTCCTTATTACTGTCCTCTGGCTAATGCCCAATAGGCTAAATGAGTCTTCAACACATTTCTACTAATCCACTGTGATATACATACCTTTCAAACCAGGAGTTAAAGGCTTACTCCTAGAACTAGAGGTGTCCTCATAAATATCATAGTTGTCAAAATGGAGTTTCTCTCTTCTTGAAACATAACCCATTTTTGATAGGTCAATATGCTGACTACAGATTTTTTCACTTAGATTTAGATAGACTCTTTGAAGATTCTGCATCTCAAATTCCAAGGCATCCCTTTCATTTTCTATACTTCTTACATAGTTTTCTAAAAGTATTTTGTCTTCCTCAAGTCTACTGAtgctgttttcaaattttatactttcttgactatgtttttttaattcctcttttaGGATCTGattatcagttttaatttctattaccATTTTTGATAACATTTCGCATTCATTGCCCATTTCTGACAAACtattcttataaatatttgcttctgattttgcattttttatttcttggagaAAATTCTCTTCAGTGGtggatttatatttttgaatatcctcaatttctcttttcatcatttctcttgCAGTGGTAGATTCTTGTAAGGTAGTTTCAAGATTAAGCTTTTCATCTTTAACTGTTTCTATTAATTGAAGAAGTGTCTCTTGTTCAGTTTTTGCcagtctttctttctcctttagctGCATTATCTCTAGGTGGTTTTCTTTTAGTTCATTTTCAAGTGAGCCTTTTTCCTTTAGAAGTTGGTATGttttcttctctaatatttccttttcttcttgtagCAATAGAATATTTGTTATCATTGATTCCATTTCTATGCTCAGTCGCTTATTTTCATTACTGACAATGGCCATGTCACTTTGAGTTTTGTGTTCCTTACTTTTTAGTTGATCTAATGTTTCTATCATTTGTTGCTTCTCTAAAGAAAGTtgactatttttttcctgtagggTTTTATTTTGTCCTTGAAGAATATTATAgttactaattatttttttcaattcgtTAAGACATTCTTTGCTATCTTCTTCTGTTTTAATTAACTTGGACTGAATAGTGTTCTTTTCTTCAACAAGATTCTTAAGTtgcttttcatatatttcaattttctgtATCAGAGATTGTGTGGTAAAGACAAGAGGTTTAATTTTGGACTTAAGAGTTAGGTTTTCATTCTCTAGTTTCATTACGTTTTTCTGGATGTGCATAGACTCTTTCAGGTAGTTCTGTAAGTACTGAATTTTTGCAATACACTGCTCAGTAACAGAATTGGCTTTggatgttttctcattttcacatATTATTGATCCTTGTTTTACTGCAAATGGTTGcctttcttcatctttcatttcacattttgttGGGTCAAAGAATGACAGTGTATGTCTTGGAATTCTAGAATGGAATTTTAAATCTGTGATACTCTTGTCAGTGATAGgaatttctttattgtttttctcattctttctccctctgtttATTTCACTCCTAGATAATTTTCTGCACTTCCTACAAAAATTCACGTGGAATTTTGACACTGTTTCCCTGAGAGGGAGTAATTTGTTGACTAATGCCTCTAATTCCAAAattctctttgattttatatcttcatttaagttaatctcaatattttcttccttaataaagttaattttttccttgtgaatGGGGGACAGGTTATAGTTACCATTGTTTGGAACAGCTTTTAAAGTTTGAAGTTCATTTGTAAGTGCAAGTTCCCTATCATGTGACTTTTGAAGCTCTTCCTTCATTTGTTTGATAGACTGGCAAATATCATCTAAATTTTCACAAAATCCATGTTTGAGAAAAGGCATAGTAATTCTGGACTTATCCAGAATTACAGTATCAGCTTGAGACATCCCGTTTTGAGGTGTGTTAGGTAGAAAATTATAAAGGTTATTATCATTTTTCAACATGTCAGAGTTTTCTGAAGCTGAATTATCTATTGAGGTTCTCAGAGTTAATATGTCCTTGAGATGTATCTGGGATGGAATATTTACACCTTGAGAGAGACTGTTAACGCTATCGCTGCTGAATTTTTCTTCCACTGAATGAAGAGTCCTAGAATCCTCAAAATGATGAATTTTCTCCATAGAAAGGGTTTCTTCTTGATTCCGTATAGGCTAGTAACAATAAAAGGTACACTATAAATGTACTGTCACTTGCTATTTCACCAGCAAATTAAGataatattttgtggaggatttatTTTTACCATCAGAATGAACATTTTATCCATTTCTGCAGCAAAGAAGCCTAACAAGTATGATTCATTTTCTCCAGAAAATTTAACCATTCTTTAGAGTTCTGTAACTCTGGGTCACAATTTGCTTAGAAATTGCACCTATTTCCTTAGGGGATGGTATAGAAGGGGAAGGGCTAACCCCTCAATTTCAGAAATGGAAATTCAGCATTTCTCAAGAGACCATCAGAGATAGGTGGAGAAGACAGGTAATAGGTCAAAGGGAAGTTTAAGGAAGCGAAAATTTCCACGTCTGCTATTTGTCAACCTTAGTTTGGCTTCCTAGTTTCAGATGAGTCTAGGGCTATAGCTGTGCTGGAAATGTGGGTTCTAATAAGTGTAGATAGAATGACTCTAGCTTGGACCTGTTCTGGAGAATTCACTCTTGGTCTAAGTCACTCCTAAAAGTAGAAAAACTCTTAAGTGGACAGAAACGCTATAAAAACTTCCTTGTATTTCAGTTTGCTTTGTATCTGGACTAAGTCAAATGCCCCCCAACACTTTCCTAAGAGAAActagaaaattatagaaatacaGAGGTAAACGCACGTCTTTTGTGGCTTTTAGGACAGGACTTTCCTTATTTTCATCTCCGACAGCCCAGTCACCCTGTGAAGAAGGGGAGAATGTAAAGGTGACAGTAAACTGGTTGTAGAAACATTTCTgatgtatctatatatagatatgatTTTGTACCAAATAACATACCAAAGCCTTTTCATTGCATGTGCCGAATActagatttttttctgaactaaATTGTGGGTTTTCGACTTCAATAATACTTTTGTTCAATATCTCACTGATTTCAGACTGCacctttaaaagataaatgaagaatGTTAGACTTTGAGTTCAGATTTATAAACTTATGaatgcataataataataaatatttatagttaaaaattatctttaatttttctaccagtaaaaattcttttccatcatataaaatataattaaatatatttaatttattgtaATCTGTCATTGAAGGAATCTTTAAGTGTGCCTTTATTGTATGATTATAAAATCAGAAAGGCAATTTAGGAAAACAGTAAAatcttatgaataaaaataattttagatgttTGATTTTTACATTGTTGAATAAATCAGAGGTCTTTGATCTCTGTCATCAGGATGGAATCTGGTCTGTCAGCCTCGGGAGTATTTtatcttctcttcccatttccctGCAGTTACTTTGAGTACAGGGCTATTAGGATGAAGTTTATATTGGGTCTTTAGTGAATATGCGTTGTGTTATATACCCCTGATAACCATGCCCTATCCTTCTGTTAACACCACCCCTTATTCCTTCTGGATAAAATccatgtgcttttttgtttttttgttttgttttgttttgtttttttaagggcctgatgtgcggcataaggaagttcccaggcaagggggtgaATCGGacctatagttgctggcctatgccacaaccatagcaacgccagatctgagccacatctgtgacctacactgcagctcacagcaacaatggatccttaatccactgagtggggcctgggatcgaacccacctcctcatggatactagttgggttcatttctgttgagccacagggAAGTCCTCATGTGCCTTTGTTAATACAAATCCCACTTCAGCTCCAAGAGATGGGCATGGAACTCAGAGTTAACCAGTCAGGGTTGGCTCCCTTTGAATAGTGATTGCTTCAGCATTGCATGTGGGGCCATCGGAATCAGGCCAAGAACTCAGTATAAACCATtaagagagaaaagcacagccTCTTCTCTGTCTGATTAGAGTCTGAAAGGATAAAGGTGGAACTTTTAGCAACCCTTTTGCTACCACATGGAATCCGAGAAGCCATAACTGTCAAAAACAGAACTGAGATAAGGCGTGAGGCTGGTTTCCTGAGGGTGTGAGTCCTGGTCTCATGGATGAAGCCCTCCCCAAGTGAACTGTCCTTAGGGTTTTAGTTGCCAGAGCTGATAAGGTACATTTTTCCCTTAGTGGGTTTGAGTTGGATTTTATATCACTTATAATGAGAGTCCCTATTTGTAGATGATATTATATAGGTAGCATTTTAAACATATGTTCTAAAAAATCAGTGAGTGTTACTTCTATTGGCTTATATCCAAATACAAGTATAACAGAATGTACCCAAATCTTGTGTCTAGAATAGGTTGTGGCctctattttattacatttgctaTCAACTGATCAATTGACTCGTGACCATTAGCTTAGAAATGTAGAATGATAGCCTAAGTTTGGGTATTTTCTACATAAATTAAATGAAACTTACCATGCTAACATTCTGTAAAGTCTGTATTCGGAGAGCCTGAAATGATTCCAGTTGATGCTGAAGGGCCTATGACAAAATTATACAAGATACAAAATTGAACATTTTTAGGTAGGTGAACATATACTTTGTTATGATTATAAAAAACAGCCCCCAAAGTCACCTATTACAAGGACCATGTGAGGGTAAGGTGACTCACGTTCTTAATCTTTCTTGCTCACTCTCCATTGCATTTTGATGGAAATTTTTGTGGAAAACCCGTATGTATTTAGGAAGTACTCTAAGAAAGATCAGACAGGttttcagagaaaacaaactcaaaTTACTCACTTTCAGTGCTGATTGCGGTTGGATTTGATTTTCTGATTCTGATGTGCAGCTgtattctaaaaagcaaaattgaaaaacTCCATGATTTAATTcttaagtttcatttttaaacaacATTAATAGAAAGCAGTCTCCTAGCTTTCTTGGATGATGAGGTAGAGATAATGAAGTGATGGATGGTCACACTGGGAAGAACCCATTGCTAGCCACATAATGAGTTTAAGAAATGATGCTCACTTGACTTATAATACTTTACCTACTCGAGATTTCAATAGTGTAATAGTGGTTTTACTTTTACAATAAACCACTAACTTTAAACATCAAACTTAGAACTCTCAGAAACTCAGATATCGTTTCTGGGATATAAACTACATTGGGGAGGGGGTAAAGAAACTAACAATTCTCAAGTTATGAGAGACCCTTGGCAGAGTGCTATATAGGTCTCAGCATCTATGAAACAGCCATATGAAGTTTTTCTTCCTTGACGTGGAAAACAGTTTGCATTAATAGAACATAATTTTTGTCATGCTATTGAGCAAAAAGTGCTATGAAGATCTGTGTGTTCCTTCCTAGAAAACAGATTATAGATCTGAAGCAGGGGAGAGACTGTATGATTCTTGCAAATTTCCTGATatacattcctttaaaaaaattttttttattctggttgatttataatgttctgtccatttccgCTATACAGTAcgcagttatacacacacacacattctttttctcatattatcttctatcatgttccattgcaagtgattggatattgttccctgtctATACTCTTTTTTCCCAATGTTAGACAACttcttttggaaattttcataaaaaaattttaaaagtgtgtcCTGAATGAAATGAGAGCTGTGTTAGAATGTTCCCTCAGGCTGACAGTTTCTGCTATAAGAAaagggtttattttttgttttaagaggTCAGCACATCTTTGGAGCAACGGTCTCCAGATATTACAGAAGCTGGTTGAAAGTATACACCCCCCACCAACCCCATTACGATCTGACCCTCATCACTGAGAAAGCAGCTGTGGTTAAGAGCCTGGAGCCCTTTGGCTAATTGAAGAATCTGCCTTCATCACAGGGCAGGGATGGATCATGAGTCCATCTGGATATTGCTCAGCTTTGTATATTACTGGGAATAAAATGTAGTTAGAAATGTTCATCTAAGGGAGATAAGAAAGAACTCAAGTGAGGTCTGGATCAGTCCAGCAAGGCATCCCAAAGTTTCTCAAACTCTAAAATAACCTCTTCTGATGCACTCAGAGCAAAATGAAGATCAAAAGGAATATATAACCTAGAATCCCACAATCCAGAATTACCTGTTGCTAACTTTAGGTACTCACCCTTCAGTCAGCTGGTAATACacatatgtgagaaaaaaataaatgattttggaGTGAATCGGGTCAGCGTTCTTTTGGTCAGTACCTAGGGAATGGATCACTTGGTGACAATTGAGTGTCCCTAAGaggacagagagaggagagggcacAAAGTCACCCTTCtaattttgcctttgttttaGGCAGGAGATCCCTGCTGTCCTTGATAGAGCATGACTTGGGATATCTCTCACTTATGGCATCCCTGTCCTTATGCTGGCTATGCTCTAGCACGGAAGACCGGAACTCTTACACAAGCAAATTTTGCATGTAACTTCTATGAACGCTGGCATTTTTCTCTAGGGCTTTTCATCCTGCTTAGGTTCCAGAACAATCACATGGTCTTGCTAAATTAATGTCCCTCAGTTTCTTCTGACCTTAAATGCTCTCTGAAGTGCTGAGTTGTCTCAGTGTCTAAACTCTCTGGGAGGACTTTCTCCCCAGCTGGAGCTTCCCATTACCCTCCTATTGCACAGGGACACCTGCCTGTCCCCATGCAGGTGGGGCTCACAAGATTGGAGAGGGGGCGGTCAGCACACTGTCCTGCTGGCTTCCACTAAGGTGTGGCTCATCCTGGTGGTCCCTGGGCCTCCAGTTGTCTTGTGTCTTGTCTGTGAGGGtgtagctgctccagcccttctTTTGGGGTCCTTGACAAGACCTATATGAAGGTCCTGGATTTGGGAAGGTGGCAAATCCTGTGCTGACCTCAGGTCTCCACCTCACCGCTTTTCCTGGCACCTCTGCCTCTGGGTCACCTGCATGTCCCCTATGGGTTGTGAGCAACTGTAAGATCACAACGTGGCCCATCAGTTTAGATGTCACCTTCTGCCCACAGTACTCTGCTACTCCCCTGGAGTGTCATGCTGAACACCAGCCCCCTCTGAGGTATGCAGCCTCCTAAGGCTTCTCTCCAGGGAATGAGACTCCAACTTCAATGTTCTCAGATCCCTCCTGGCTGGGTATTTACACACATCTTATTCATGATTTCTATGGAGCTTAAAAActgcagctctttaaaaaaaaaaaaaacaatttttctttttttttaacaaaataggaCGCTCAGCTGTGTTTCAATCTATCATTTAACATTTgggcctttttttcctttaattttttcttaattatagttgatttacaatgttctgtcaatttctgctgtatagcaaaataacCCAGTTATatacatagttatatatatatataattttacttttgtatataactatatatatatatatatataaacaacctctctgtgcctgtttccccACTTGTAATAGGAGGAGAATGGTATACTGACTTCATAGGGTTGTGAAGATTAGATAAGTTGATAGATTAAAGTGTTTAGAACAATATCTGGCACAAAGTAAATGCCAGATAGCGGTGATAGTTTATTATATGAGTAGTTAGCGGAACTACACCAGGTGGGCAGTGGATTTAGTGTACTGGCTGCCTGTAGTAAAAGGCAGAAACTTCACTGCCATCCGAGCCTTGACCTAGAAAGTTTTACCTTTTTCACTGCCACCATTTTCCTTTACCCCTTCAGAGGAATTCAGGATCTTGGACGCTGAAAGGAGAACGCAGGCCACTTCATCCTCTTCCTCAGGATGCTTTTCTGTTGGGAGAAGAGGCAAGGCCTGGGGATTCGGGACGCGGGAGCCCTGAGCCGCCACCGGAGGGCGCGCTGGAGCCACGCTGGGGCGGCGGGACGTGGCTCCCAACCCAAAGACaggcgggcggggggagggaggcgGTGCTTTCCGTCCCGGGATGAGCGAGCTGTGCAGCGAGTCTGCAAGATCCGCACTCCGGACAGGACCCGTGTGGAGGGAGAGGCGGCCGGGGAGGCGGCGCCCTCCACTACCGGTCCACTTCCCAGACCGTCCCCCCAAAGGCCGACTCCCGGCCTGGCTCTTACCTGGGCTCATTTCTGTTGCTCAGGCTCTCTTCCCAACCGACTTCCCTAACCCCCGGCATTCTGCTCGGTTGCTTCTGGCAGCCTGTTGCTTGGTAACGTGGTGGCCGGGACTCCTCGAGCGGCAGTGGCCCGcgcctgggtggggggtgggggaggaagaaggtGCGAGTTGAAGTCGAGGGTCCCGAGTACCTGATGTTCGCCCTGCCAGAGCTGCGCGGTGGGAAGGTCCCAGCTATGCTTTGCCCCCCAAACCCAGAGGCAAGTTCATTAGGACGTTTCTCCCCTCCTCTTTCGTCTCCCCTGCTGACCCAGAACTTCATCGTGAGCAGACTCTGATTAACACAGTATCTGTTAGACCGAAGCTGTGTGGAGAGAGGGGAATGTTTGGGGACACACAACCCCCCAGGAACCTCCCTTTGTCTGATCGCCATTTCGTTGTTTTATTCTGTTCTTGTTTCAATGCATCCCTCCGATTAGTTTCAGCGATTGGGGGTTCAAAGTGTCCTAGACCAATATTGTGAAAGGACTTATGTTTGCTGTGCTTAAAAGAAGACCCCTCTTTCCAGTAATGAGCTTAAGATAACTTGAAATGTACacaaacggagttcccatcgtggtccagtggttaatgattctgactaggaaccatgaggttgtgggttctatccctggtctcgctcagtgggttaaggatccggcattgccgtgagctgtggtgtaggttgcagacatggcttggatctggtgttgctgtggctctggcataggtcggtggctacagctccgattagacccctagcctgggaatctccatatgccgcgagagcggccctagaaatggcaaaaagacaaacaaacaaacaaaaagtacacACACATTAGAGCTGTCGCAGAATAGATCTTCATTTGTAGAACATGCTGATTTCCTATACACTTAGATAAACTGCCTGCCAAAAGATGGATGTTGTGCTGAAAGCTGGAGCTTGTTCAGCTGAGAACTGGTTGGCATGATGTGTCAGTTAGAACTTAAATAGAGTTCTTTAAGTAAAAGATTTAAATGagtatatattatttaatcttgTGAGAACAACTATTACagatagaatataaaattattgaaaattcaaaatttaagacCCATAACAAGTTATGGTTTTATGAACTAGGATaatatttcatctaaattttcCAAAAGTATAGAGGAGGTGTAAATTATTAATGCTGGAACTGGAAGTTCTTATTTCCTGCCTTGGTGTCACACATCACCTGTACTACTTTCTCATTGTGGAGAGGCTTTCTGTTTCACTTGCCTTCATGTTAGATAGATGGGGGCACATTTCCTGTCAGGGGATATGCTTTCTCTTTCCGTAGTTGTTGGCAGTCCAACAACTGCCCTGAAAatgtctgctttattttttattgtgagcTTCATTGCTAAAAGTTGGAATTAAAATCTGtactgccagtttttttttttttttttttaatctgtgagtCACAATATTTCAGAATCTTCTAGTGGCTCCTCTTAGAGAACCCATTTTCACCTGTTGACTAACAGCTGCAGATTCAAGAATCTGGAACAAATTCAAGAGCTTGCACAAAAACAAGCTAGTCAAATCTATTCTTAGCAATTTATTACCAGACTAAAATACTTTGGTGTTTTTTAGCTTCagaagatctttttaaaaatctgagatcACAAGGCTATCATTAATCATAGCTGAGATCTGTAGTAGTGTGAAAAAGTAACCAAACCACTCCTAAAATATAACAAATTTGGGCAGTTATCGTAAGGTCAGTGCTTTAGTCAGAGAAGCACTGTGTTGGTGACTTAGGAAGTCTTAGATGGGTAGTGGGCCTTTGATGGCTCAAAGGCTTGGTGCAAATGCATATCCACAGCAGGCTTCCTCTATGTTTCTTACAGAATTAATTTTAACCTAATTTTGTCTATATAGGAGAAGGAACCCCACAAGTCACTAAGAATAGCCACTAGCTTTGGCTCTTAGGAATTTGATTGCTGCTTTAAGGGGACTTATAAACGTCAGTATAATGGGGATTCTGAGAACGTGAGTTGATGTACCTATATGAAGTCTAGTGTGCTAAGGGATAGACATAGAGAAATATCAGGATAGCCTGAGAAGGAATAGATGTTAGGGAAAGAGATATTTTTAGGATGGTGTGGAGTACTTGAGCATGCTTGCAGGCTGAGAAGAGTCAGAGATTCAGAAAGGTTGGGTGGGAAaaataagttggaaagagaaCTTGAGGAATAGAGCATGGGCATGGGTTGGATGAAGAAGACAGACGGGCTCACAGTCTTTTCAAACTCGAGAAGTTCTGACCATTCTTCAAAGGTGTTGGAGAGCTTTCCTCCCTTTGACCAAGGCCTGAGCAAAGGGGAACGCATGGCGTGTAGGTCAGATAAGTGCtctgtttgtggagttccctaaGGGTATGTAGGTGTTTATTGGTTTGAGTAAATATAGCAGTCAAAGTCTCTGTAGCTTCTTCAAGACTTTAGTTCAGATTGAAGTATGTGACCCTCTTCTTCCTGATGCAAAGCTGCTTTATGCTTTTTAGATACTGAAGAAACTGCACTAATTCAGGCCACTCAGTCACACATTAGTAATAACAGTGTGTGTCTCTTGCTATATAAAGATACTTAGAATATGtaatgagtttttttaaatgattttaattttgtttccattatagctgctttacagtgttctgtcaattttctactgtacagcaaggtgacccagtcacacatacatatatacattctttttctcacattatcatgctccatcatgagtgaccagatatagttcccaacgctaaacagcaggatctccttgcttatccattccaaaggcaatagtttgcataatGAGTTTGCAGTAATAAATCCATAGTCCTTGCTTGACTTCAGCTGTGAGCTATGACATGAGTCAGAGGTGGTATTGGTGACCAGGGAACAAAATGAAACTTCTAAATTGAACCAGGAGCCTGGCCACACTGACAGCATTCCCTCACTAAATGGAATGATCAGTGAGTTAACACTAATAAAGACAATGTCAAGAACAGATCAGGGACTTTTGAACTGGTAGAGGTATCAGGAGTCATCCTGTCCATCTCCCTTTTTCTGCAAATAAGAAGTTGAAGTCCAGTTCCAGAGCTGCAGTTAAAGtccagtccttttatttttaaaaatttttatttatttatttatttattttcttagggctgcacctgtgacatataagAGTCCCcggggtaggggtccaatcagaactgtagctgctggcccataccacagccacagtaatgtatGATCTGAgctaggtctgtgacctacaccacagctcacagaaacgtcAGATCCCtgaccactgaacgaggccagggatcaaacctgagtcctcatggatactagttgggttcattaccactgacccacacgGGAACTTCTAGAGTCCAGTCCTTATCCAGAGCTATTTTCATGACAGTCTTCTTACTTACTCTTTACTTAAATcattacttaatatttttgttattccACATTACCTTTCCCTAGCACTCACAGAAGAGATGGTTTTTATTATAAAGAGGCAAATATAGACTGTAAGTTaatgttgaaataaataaaacgatACAACAGAGAATTATACTAATGTTTAGAATTCATAGGTTTATAGAGTCCCAAGCCATATTACTTATTAGTAGGGAATATTAATGAGTCTAAATGCTGTTTTTAACTCCTAGTTGTTTGGCCCTGTACCAAAGTTAAACTCTCTGAaactttttctcatctataaaatatttgtttgacAGAGTAGCGAGGAAAGAAATCATGTATGAATGTGACCAATGTTATGTCAAGAATTTTGTAAGGGgggttcctgttatggtgcagtggcaatgaatccaactagtatccatgagaatgtgggtttgattcctggcctcacttaatggattggggatccggcattgtggtgagctgtggtgtaggttgcagact belongs to Phacochoerus africanus isolate WHEZ1 chromosome 3, ROS_Pafr_v1, whole genome shotgun sequence and includes:
- the CCDC110 gene encoding coiled-coil domain-containing protein 110; amino-acid sequence: MSPEKHPEEEDEVACVLLSASKILNSSEGVKENGGSEKEYSCTSESENQIQPQSALKALQHQLESFQALRIQTLQNVSMVQSEISEILNKSIIEVENPQFSSEKNLVFGTCNEKALGDWAVGDENKESPVLKATKDPIRNQEETLSMEKIHHFEDSRTLHSVEEKFSSDSVNSLSQGVNIPSQIHLKDILTLRTSIDNSASENSDMLKNDNNLYNFLPNTPQNGMSQADTVILDKSRITMPFLKHGFCENLDDICQSIKQMKEELQKSHDRELALTNELQTLKAVPNNGNYNLSPIHKEKINFIKEENIEINLNEDIKSKRILELEALVNKLLPLRETVSKFHVNFCRKCRKLSRSEINRGRKNEKNNKEIPITDKSITDLKFHSRIPRHTLSFFDPTKCEMKDEERQPFAVKQGSIICENEKTSKANSVTEQCIAKIQYLQNYLKESMHIQKNVMKLENENLTLKSKIKPLVFTTQSLIQKIEIYEKQLKNLVEEKNTIQSKLIKTEEDSKECLNELKKIISNYNILQGQNKTLQEKNSQLSLEKQQMIETLDQLKSKEHKTQSDMAIVSNENKRLSIEMESMITNILLLQEEKEILEKKTYQLLKEKGSLENELKENHLEIMQLKEKERLAKTEQETLLQLIETVKDEKLNLETTLQESTTAREMMKREIEDIQKYKSTTEENFLQEIKNAKSEANIYKNSLSEMGNECEMLSKMVIEIKTDNQILKEELKKHSQESIKFENSISRLEEDKILLENYVRSIENERDALEFEMQNLQRVYLNLSEKICSQHIDLSKMGYVSRREKLHFDNYDIYEDTSSSRSKPLTPGLKGMYITVD